Proteins encoded in a region of the Zunongwangia endophytica genome:
- a CDS encoding cytochrome P450: MKKKEIPEVSTLTFLKNAGSIVKNPLPFHRENFTKHGDIFRLNIGPKKSVIFCRDADFAQYVLQKNQKNYIKSEIQTKDLKKYVGNGLLTANGEHWQKQRKLIQPAFHKKHIANLLETILEAIRVEYTKIELNTTVDVFPIFNDLAFQTVVKSLFSSAASQEQINRLQFVTEANQKMLVKELRQPYKSVWFRISGELKHHLKLSEESRQILKQIVKERQENPKRYDDLLDMLLDARYDDGQPMDEEQLIDEILILFVAGHETTSNSLSFTTQLLAQHPEIQEKVFTEVKEASANSNGLMEFLQQCSYTQNVVLESMRLYPPAYFMDRVNLEEDEFKGFKFDKNSNLLFSFYEIHRSEKHWENPLTFNPDRFASEKNPEAYFPFGAGPRKCIGSNFAMYEMILAVSEMVSNFKILPKKKEIEILPLITLKPKNAFVEFQKRA; the protein is encoded by the coding sequence ATGAAGAAGAAAGAAATTCCAGAGGTATCTACACTAACATTTTTAAAAAATGCAGGTAGCATTGTAAAAAATCCATTGCCTTTTCATCGAGAGAATTTTACCAAGCATGGTGATATTTTCCGTCTGAATATTGGCCCAAAGAAGTCTGTTATTTTTTGTAGGGATGCCGATTTCGCCCAATATGTCCTTCAAAAGAATCAGAAGAATTATATAAAATCTGAAATTCAGACCAAAGACCTCAAGAAATATGTAGGTAATGGTTTGTTAACAGCTAATGGTGAACATTGGCAGAAACAGCGCAAATTAATTCAGCCGGCTTTCCACAAAAAGCATATTGCTAATTTACTGGAAACAATTCTAGAAGCTATAAGAGTTGAGTATACCAAAATCGAACTCAATACTACTGTAGATGTATTTCCTATCTTCAATGATTTGGCTTTTCAAACCGTTGTTAAATCTTTATTTAGTTCAGCGGCCAGTCAGGAACAAATTAATCGTTTACAGTTTGTGACTGAAGCGAATCAAAAAATGCTAGTAAAAGAGCTTCGGCAGCCTTATAAAAGTGTTTGGTTCCGTATTAGTGGAGAGCTGAAACATCACTTAAAATTAAGCGAAGAATCGCGACAAATTTTAAAGCAAATCGTAAAAGAGCGTCAGGAAAATCCAAAGCGTTACGATGATTTACTCGATATGTTATTGGATGCACGTTATGACGATGGGCAGCCGATGGATGAGGAACAGTTAATCGATGAAATTTTAATTCTTTTTGTTGCTGGCCACGAGACCACTTCAAATTCGTTAAGTTTTACTACGCAACTACTAGCGCAGCATCCCGAAATTCAAGAAAAAGTTTTTACTGAAGTAAAGGAAGCTTCAGCGAATAGTAACGGTTTGATGGAATTTCTTCAGCAATGTTCTTATACGCAAAATGTGGTTTTAGAAAGTATGCGTTTGTATCCTCCTGCATATTTTATGGATCGAGTGAATTTAGAAGAAGATGAATTTAAAGGATTCAAATTCGATAAAAACTCGAACCTTTTATTTTCTTTTTATGAGATTCATCGTAGCGAAAAACATTGGGAAAATCCGTTGACGTTTAATCCAGATCGTTTTGCTTCAGAAAAGAATCCTGAAGCGTATTTTCCGTTTGGGGCGGGTCCAAGGAAATGTATAGGCAGCAATTTTGCAATGTACGAGATGATTTTGGCCGTTTCAGAAATGGTTTCTAACTTTAAAATCCTTCCGAAGAAAAAAGAAATCGAGATTTTACCTCTTATTACTTTGAAGCCTAAAAATGCTTTTGTAGAATTTCAGAAAAGAGCTTAA